One stretch of Miscanthus floridulus cultivar M001 chromosome 18, ASM1932011v1, whole genome shotgun sequence DNA includes these proteins:
- the LOC136521028 gene encoding 12-oxophytodienoate reductase 1-like gives MVQQAAKEVIPLMTPYKMGQFQLSHRVVLAPLTRCRSYGNVPQPHAAMYYSQRATKGGMLIAEATGVSATAQGYPEAPGIWTQEQVEAWKPIVDAVHRKGGIFFCQIWHVGRVSTNEFQPDGQAPISSTDKQISPDQISPSAEPQMVYSKPRRLRTEEIPGIVDDFRRAARNTIEAGFDGVEIHGAHGFILEQFMKDSCNDRADEYGGSLENRCRFAVEVIDAIVREVGAYRVGIRLSPFADYFDCVDSDPVALGHYMIQQLNKHEGFLYCHMVEPRMAIVDGRRQIPHRLLPFQKAFNGTFIAAGGYDREEGNKVVAEDYANLVAYGRLFLANPDLPKRFELNAPLNKYDRSTFYTQDPVVGYTDYPFLEDGSNNDESSIQP, from the exons ATGGTGCAGCAAGCAGCGAAGGAGGTGATCCCGCTGATGACGCCATACAAGATGGGCCAATTCCAGCTCTCCCACCGGGTGGTGCTCGCGCCGTTGACGAGGTGCCGCTCCTACGGCAACGTGCCGCAGCCGCACGCCGCCATGTACTACTCGCAGCGCGCCACCAAGGGCGGCATGCTCATCGCGGAGGCTACGGGGGTGTCGGCCACCGCGCAGGGGTACCCGGAGGCTCCCGGCATCTGGACGCAGGAGCAGGTCGAGGCGTGGAAACCCATCGTCGACGCCGTCCATCGTAAGGGTGGCATCTTCTTCTGTCAGATTTGGCATGTCGGCAGGGTCTCCACCAATG AGTTTCAGCCGGACGGGCAGGCGCCTATCTCGAGCACGGACAAGCAAATTTCCCCGGACCAAATTTCCCCGAGCGCCGAGCCCCAAATGGTGTATTCAAAGCCGCGCCGGTTGCGGACTGAGGAGATCCCTGGGATCGTTGATGATTTCAGGCGAGCCGCACGGAACACAATTGAAGCCGGTTTCGATGGTGTTGAGATCCACGGCGCGCACGGATTCATCCTCGAGCAGTTCATGAAGGATAGCTGTAATGACCGCGCAGATGAGTACGGCGGCAGCCTGGAGAACCGGTGCCGCTTCGCCGTGGAGGTCATAGACGCCATTGTCCGCGAGGTGGGCGCGTACCGCGTGGGCATCAGGCTATCACCCTTTGCTGACTACTTCGATTGTGTGGATTCCGATCCCGTGGCGCTTGGCCACTACATGATCCAGCAACTCAACAAGCACGAGGGTTTCCTCTACTGCCACATGGTGGAACCTCGAATGGCAATTGTCGACGGCCGTAGGCAGATTCCTCATAGGCTCTTGCCGTTCCAGAAGGCGTTTAACGGCACATTTATCGCCGCCGGCGGGTATGACCGGGAGGAAGGCAACAAGGTAGTGGCAGAAGACTATGCTAACCTTGTTGCATATGGAAGGCTCTTCTTGGCTAACCCGGACCTGCCTAAGAGGTTTGAGTTGAATGCGCCACTGAACAAGTACGACCGTTCTACTTTCTACACGCAAGATCCCGTTGTTGGCTACACGGATTACCCTTTCCTCGAAGACGGTAGCAATAATGATGAGTCAAGCATTCAACCTTAA